CAGGGGATCTGCCAGCCGAGACGACGGGTGGTCAGCCGATGCGCCTCTATCGCTGGGCCGACCTTGAGGCCCTGCTGCGCCGGCATCGGTGCGAGCTGGTCGCGGCGTCAGCTGCAACTGCCTATCCGTCGGCAACGACGCCGCCCTCGCGGCGGTCACGTCGGACGAGCAAATGTGGACGACGTTCCTCGCGTGGGAGGTGCGCGCATGCGAACAGCCGGGTGCACTCGACAGTGGGAGGCACATCATCGCCGTGATACGGAAGCCGGCGTGAGCCGCGACCCGCAGCCGTACAAGCACGTCCGGAAGGACGCGCGCACCGACTGCCACATCCTGCGCCTCGGCGAAGACGTCTCTCGCGGATCGACGCGACGGCACGGAGGGCCGCAGACTTGGTGCGGCAGACCATGTCGTGCTCAGATGTTCGATTCGATTGCGAAATTCCGAATAGAATGAGGACTCCGCCGAGATAGCTCAGTTGGTAGAGCAATGGTCCGGCATGGCACTACTCATGATTCCGACGCGTGTTTCATCTCTGCGAACATCGCCACGCGTTTTGTCTTCAGCGTTCCCGGGGCGTAGGCCGCGTGCCACTCGGTTCCCGTCTCATCAAGGGTGAGCGCCTTGAGCGCTTTATCGTCCTGCCTGCCCCTGCGCGCTTCGGTCACCGACCGGAAGTAGTAGTGGAAGAAGAGGCGGTTGAACTCGGTGAAGTAGATGTCGGCGACACGGGTGTCCCCTCGGATGATGACCATGTTCTCGTCGTTGTCGTTGGTCGAGGCCTTGCTGAAGTTCGCCGAGCCCGACACGACGATCGGGTCGTCGCTGAGTGGGTCGTGCAGCAGGAACTTCGAGTGGATGTAGGCGACGTGCTTGTTGAGCTGGAGCTCGCGGGTGTTGGTCTCGTTGACCCACTGATAGAGCGGCGCCTTGATGAACGAGCCCCACGCCGAGTAGACGTTGTTCCTTGCGTTCAGGGCCACGAACGCGGTCTTCGGCTTCGTGCCGGCCTTGGGCTTTGGTGGCAAGTCGCGCTTCTCTAGGAGCATGAAGATGAGCGGGCCAGAGGCGTCATTGTTACTGAGCACGTCCTTGAACTGCTTGCCGACGCCGAAGGCGAGCGTGATCGCAGCCGACTTTTTCGAGTCGTCCACAAGCTTGGCGTACGAGTTGAGGACAGCGAGTCCTTGCCGGGGAGAGAACACTGGCATCACACCCTTGATCGCAGCGATCGTCGTCGGTGCCTTCGCGATTGCTTCGACCTTCGCGCGATAGTCCTTCTTCTTCTTGGTCGCGTCGGACTTCGCGTCGCCCTTCTGCGAACCCGGGTCGGTCGAAAGAAGCTTCCAGTACTTCTGGTACGCGCTGGCGGCCTTAGCGTCCCGGATCCAGTGCCCCACGTTGGTCTGCCCGAAGATGCCGCCCTGCGTAATGTTCGTCGAGCCGGTCCACACCTCCGCCGGAGTGCCCTTCTTCCCCTTCAGCAGCACCATGAACTTGTTGTGCTCGATGTTGGCCGGATTCGCTTCCCGCCAAATGACGGCGGAGTCTGGGAGGTGGGCCGCGGTTTTCGTCCTTTCGTTCTCGTCGCGCGGGAAGGGCGGGCTGACCTTCCCGGTCTTCTTGCTCTTCTTCCCGTTCTGCTTGCCGTCGAGGATGATTCGGACCTTCACGCCGCCCGTCGTGCGTGCTGTCTGGAGCGCATTCGCGACCGGCTGGTAGCTGAACTCGTAGAAACAGCAGAGCAGGGTGTCGCCTTTCTTCGCGTTCTTGATGAACTCGAGGATGCCCTGGTCGAGTTTGCGCGA
This genomic interval from Candidatus Limnocylindria bacterium contains the following:
- a CDS encoding phospholipase D-like domain-containing protein; the encoded protein is MRFRSKVVNGIQVFAVSGNGTVSFGISATDVARTGLFGFAIDRTDTSLPQGAKNRTLPMLNSKVFKSEIGTSSTSIPEKSMWKHPLQSFVWDDFNVLDDRPYEYVFTPLEGTKTHLVPRPEFPAISIKIRTEKLFSTTTHDVFFNRGVASSQAYARKYGNKKPDKLPPAKRADAYKWLSRKLDQGILEFIKNAKKGDTLLCCFYEFSYQPVANALQTARTTGGVKVRIILDGKQNGKKSKKTGKVSPPFPRDENERTKTAAHLPDSAVIWREANPANIEHNKFMVLLKGKKGTPAEVWTGSTNITQGGIFGQTNVGHWIRDAKAASAYQKYWKLLSTDPGSQKGDAKSDATKKKKDYRAKVEAIAKAPTTIAAIKGVMPVFSPRQGLAVLNSYAKLVDDSKKSAAITLAFGVGKQFKDVLSNNDASGPLIFMLLEKRDLPPKPKAGTKPKTAFVALNARNNVYSAWGSFIKAPLYQWVNETNTRELQLNKHVAYIHSKFLLHDPLSDDPIVVSGSANFSKASTNDNDENMVIIRGDTRVADIYFTEFNRLFFHYYFRSVTEARRGRQDDKALKALTLDETGTEWHAAYAPGTLKTKRVAMFAEMKHASES